The Thalassotalea sp. LPB0316 nucleotide sequence TACGACCCGGTCGTTCAGCTTTTTCTCGCAAATCAAAGTTGCCAAAACCTGAGAGCTTTACTTGCTCACCATCTTCAAGTGATTGACGAATCTCTTCGAAAAAAACTTCAACGATATCTTTTGCGTCGCGTTTACTTAAACCGACTTTATTACACAGGTGTTCTGCCACTTCAGCTTTGGTTAGCGCCATGGATCAATCCCTCAATGATGCATTTAATTCAGTTTTTAAGGTATCTACCACTCGATCTACAACATCGTTGATATCTTTTTCTTCAAGAGTTTTCTCTACATCTTGCAATGTCATAGCTATGGCTAAACTCTTAAAGCCCGGTTCAATACCTTGACCTTGGTATACATCGAACAAGTTTAGATCAACTAAATAATTTCCGCCAACATTTTCAATAAGTTGTAGCACTTTTTTTGCTTCAACCGCTTCTTCTACGATAACAGCGATGTCACGTCGGTTAGCTGGGAATTTCGAAATTTCACTCGCCCAAGGTAATTTTCTAGTTAAAATCGGCTCAAGCGCCAATTCAAATACTAGCGTACGACCATTCAAACCAAGCTTGCGCTCAAGTTCTGGGTGAACAGCACCAATATGGCCTACAAGCTCATCGCCTTTGAAAATGGCGGCCGTTTGCCCTGGGTGCAGCGCATCAATTTCAGCTTTTTCAAAGCGATACGCTTCAGCTTCACCGGTGAGTGATAAAATCGCTTCGACATCACCTTTTAAATCGAAGAAATCAACAGGTGCTTTTTCTAATTGATAATGCTCTTGGTTTTTCGTGCCGCAAATAACACCTGCGATCATGTTATCTTGACGAACGCCATTCTCAGCCGACTCATCAGGAATAAAACGCAAGCCCGACTCAAATAAACGAACACGTGATTGCTGACGGTTTTGGTTGTAAGCCACTGATTGTAAGAGACCTGTCCATAACGACAGACGCATTACCGACATTTCTGATGAAATTGGATGAGGTAATGTCATTACATCAGCATTTGGATGCAATAAGCTCTGAACTTTTGGATCAACGAAGCTGTAGGTAATTGCTTCTTGGAAGCCCCGGTTAACTAACGTTTGACGAATGCGAGTTAACGGTAACGCCGCTTCTTTGTGTTGACGCATGCTTAGGGTAGCCGTTGGCGAAACATTTGGAATGTTGTTGTAACCAAAAATACGGGCAACTTCTTCAATTAAGTCTACTTCAATTGAAATATCGAAGCGGTAAGCCGGTACTTCAACATGCCATGTTTCATTTTCAACGTTAACAGCAAAGCCTAAACGCTCTAAAATTTCAGTCACTTTAGCGGTTTCAATATGCATTCCAATGCGTTGGTCTAGCTTTTCACGACGTAACACAACATTTTTAACGGCTGGTATATGATCGTTCGATACCGCTTCAACAATAGGACCTGCTTCACCACCAACGATCTCTAATAGAAGTGCTGTTGCGCGCTCCATTGCATCGCGTTGTAGTTGAGGATCAACGCCGCGCTCGTAACGGTGAGATGCATCGGTGTGCAAACCGTATTGACGCGCTTTACCTAAAATAGCTAGTGGCGCGAAGAATGCACTTTCTAAGAAAATATCTTTAGACTCAGCGTTAACACCTGAGTGTAAACCACCGAAAATACCCGCCATTGCTAATGATTTTTTGCTATCGCTAATCACTAAGGTATCTTCTTTTAAGGTCACTTCGTTTTCATCTAATAAGGTTAATTTCTCTTCCTTGTTAGCAAAACGAACGTCAATTGCGCCTTCAATTGCGTTTAAATCAAACGCGTGCATTGGGTGGCCAAGCTCTAATAATACGTAGTTAGTGACATCAACAACTGGGTCGATTGAACGAACGCCACAACGGCGAAGCTTTTCAACCATCCATAATGGTGTAGTTGCGCTAACATTAATGCCTTTGATCACACGACCTAAATAACGAGGACATGCTTCAGGTGCTGATAAAATAATTTCACGGGTATCATCAATCGTTGGTGCTACCGGTGTAATTTCAACTTCACTGACCGCTAGTGAGTTAAGTACACCCACTTCGCGTGCTAAACCTTTAATGCCTAAACAGTCACCGCGGTTTGCCGTTAGATCAACGTCAATGGTGTTGTCGTTTAAATCTAAGTATTCACGAATATCTGTGCCAATTGGTGCATCGCTTGGTAATTCAATAATGCCGTCAGAGCTTTCCGCTAAGCCCATTTCAGACTCACTACACAGCATACCAAACGACGGTTGACCGCGTAGTTTGGCTTTTTTGATTTTAAAGTTACCCGGCAGTACCGCGCCGACCATAGCGACAGCAACTTTTAAGCCTTGGCGACAGTTCGCTGCACCACAGACGATATCTAATAACTCACCATCAGTTGATGCATCGCCAACGTTTACTTTGGTAACTTGTAACTTGTCAGCATCAGGGTGCTGACCACATTCAACAACTTCACCGACAACAATACCGGTAAATTCACCGGCAACGGGGTCAACAGCGTCAACCTCTAGGCCTGCCATGGTGATCTGATGCGCTAATTCGTCAGAAGTGTTCGCAGGGTTTACCCACTCACGTAACCAAGATTCACTAAATTTCATTATTTGCAGGTCCTACTTAAACTGTTTTAAGAAACGAAGATCGTTTTCGAAGAATGCGCGTAAGTCGTTTACGCCGTATCTCAGCATGGTTAAACGCTCAACCCCCATACCAAAGGCAAAGCCTGTGTACTCTTCAGGATCAATACCCACTGAACGTAAAACATTCGGGTGAACCATGCCACAGCCCAACACTTCTAACCACTTGCCGTTTTTGCCCATAACATCAACTTCCGCTGAAGGCTCAGTAAATGGGAAGTAAGATGGACGGAAACGGATCTCTAAGTCTTCTTCAAAGAAGTTGTGTAAGAAGTCGTGCAAGATACCTTTAAGGTGAGTAAAACTGACATTTTTATCAACCAGTAAACCTTCTACCTGATGGAACATCGGCGTGTGAGTTTGGTCGTAGTCGTTACGGTACACCTTACCCGGCGAGATGATGCGCAATGGTGGTTTTTCTGCTTCCATCGTGCGAATTTGTACACCAGATGTTTGGGTACGTAATACTAACTTAGGGTTAAAGTAGAACGTATCGTGATCTTGGCGCGCAGGGTGATGCTCAGGAATGTTTAAGGCATCAAAGTTGTGGAAGTCATCTTCCACTTCTGGGCCGGCTTTGATTTCAAAACCCAGCTCAGTAAAGAAACTTTCGATACGCTCGATAGTGCGAGTTACAGGGTGTAAACCACCTAAGTCATTTGTGTTACCCGGCAATGTTACATCGATAGATTCAGCGGCTAATTTCGCTTTTATTTCTTCGGCACGTAACAACTCACCGCGCTCGGTGATTAATTTTTGAACTTGTTGCTTTGCTTGGTTAATCGCTTGACCAGCTTTTGGCTTTTCTTCTTTAGGTAACTTACCTAAGTTTTTCATTTGTTCGGTTAACTGGCCTTTTTTGCCTAAAAAGTTAACGCGCACCGCATCGAGCTCAGCTGGAGAAGTTGCCGCTGCAACCGCCTGCTCGGCTTGCAAAATTATGTCGTCTAAATTCATGAGTTCCTCAAAAGCAACAAGATGTGTTTTTGACATTATGGTTAATAAAAATGGCTAACGATTCTACACAATTAATCAAGTAAAATGTAGAGGAAATACGGTTTTTATCAAAAGATTAACGAATTAATTTGGTTAAAGAATGATAATTCTAAATTCCATTACATCTTCTGTGGTGAAACCGTGTTAAAATGC carries:
- a CDS encoding integration host factor subunit alpha, which encodes MALTKAEVAEHLCNKVGLSKRDAKDIVEVFFEEIRQSLEDGEQVKLSGFGNFDLREKAERPGRNPKTGEDIPISARRVVTFRPGQKLKSRVEDGNK
- the pheT gene encoding phenylalanine--tRNA ligase subunit beta — translated: MKFSESWLREWVNPANTSDELAHQITMAGLEVDAVDPVAGEFTGIVVGEVVECGQHPDADKLQVTKVNVGDASTDGELLDIVCGAANCRQGLKVAVAMVGAVLPGNFKIKKAKLRGQPSFGMLCSESEMGLAESSDGIIELPSDAPIGTDIREYLDLNDNTIDVDLTANRGDCLGIKGLAREVGVLNSLAVSEVEITPVAPTIDDTREIILSAPEACPRYLGRVIKGINVSATTPLWMVEKLRRCGVRSIDPVVDVTNYVLLELGHPMHAFDLNAIEGAIDVRFANKEEKLTLLDENEVTLKEDTLVISDSKKSLAMAGIFGGLHSGVNAESKDIFLESAFFAPLAILGKARQYGLHTDASHRYERGVDPQLQRDAMERATALLLEIVGGEAGPIVEAVSNDHIPAVKNVVLRREKLDQRIGMHIETAKVTEILERLGFAVNVENETWHVEVPAYRFDISIEVDLIEEVARIFGYNNIPNVSPTATLSMRQHKEAALPLTRIRQTLVNRGFQEAITYSFVDPKVQSLLHPNADVMTLPHPISSEMSVMRLSLWTGLLQSVAYNQNRQQSRVRLFESGLRFIPDESAENGVRQDNMIAGVICGTKNQEHYQLEKAPVDFFDLKGDVEAILSLTGEAEAYRFEKAEIDALHPGQTAAIFKGDELVGHIGAVHPELERKLGLNGRTLVFELALEPILTRKLPWASEISKFPANRRDIAVIVEEAVEAKKVLQLIENVGGNYLVDLNLFDVYQGQGIEPGFKSLAIAMTLQDVEKTLEEKDINDVVDRVVDTLKTELNASLRD
- the pheS gene encoding phenylalanine--tRNA ligase subunit alpha; the protein is MNLDDIILQAEQAVAAATSPAELDAVRVNFLGKKGQLTEQMKNLGKLPKEEKPKAGQAINQAKQQVQKLITERGELLRAEEIKAKLAAESIDVTLPGNTNDLGGLHPVTRTIERIESFFTELGFEIKAGPEVEDDFHNFDALNIPEHHPARQDHDTFYFNPKLVLRTQTSGVQIRTMEAEKPPLRIISPGKVYRNDYDQTHTPMFHQVEGLLVDKNVSFTHLKGILHDFLHNFFEEDLEIRFRPSYFPFTEPSAEVDVMGKNGKWLEVLGCGMVHPNVLRSVGIDPEEYTGFAFGMGVERLTMLRYGVNDLRAFFENDLRFLKQFK